One Agrobacterium vaccinii DNA window includes the following coding sequences:
- a CDS encoding pseudoazurin, which translates to MNGRRIFLATLLLCFLVGTPSFAETFEVKMLNQGQKGSMVFEPDFLHLKPGDKVKFIATHKSHNAATIDGMVPEGAQGFKGKINEELEVSFDHDGYYGIKCSPHYGMGMVMLIKVGDAALPETYRSVAHPARAKPRFDALIDAATKL; encoded by the coding sequence ATGAACGGACGCAGAATTTTCCTTGCCACGCTGTTGCTCTGCTTTCTTGTGGGTACGCCGTCTTTTGCCGAAACCTTCGAGGTGAAGATGCTCAATCAGGGGCAGAAGGGTTCGATGGTGTTCGAGCCGGATTTTCTCCACCTGAAACCGGGCGACAAGGTCAAGTTCATCGCTACCCACAAGAGCCACAATGCGGCGACCATCGACGGCATGGTTCCCGAGGGTGCCCAAGGCTTCAAGGGCAAGATCAACGAAGAGCTGGAGGTCAGCTTCGACCATGATGGCTATTACGGCATCAAATGCTCTCCGCACTACGGCATGGGCATGGTGATGCTGATCAAGGTCGGCGATGCGGCTTTGCCGGAGACCTATAGATCGGTTGCTCATCCTGCGCGCGCCAAGCCGCGTTTCGATGCGCTGATCGACGCCGCAACGAAGCTGTGA
- a CDS encoding ABC transporter substrate-binding protein → MTFHLRHTLYAAAFATVAATMATPSFAAETQYPLTLKNCGRDVTFTQAPQRTASLGQSTTEILYLLGLSDKVVGTAVWIGPVLKGYEEANAKVKRLADNDPSFESVLAVKPDLVTAQFQWHVGPEGIVAKPEQFEELKIPVYTSPADCVGKDNSGGGDGIRHSVFTMDLIYQEVTELAQIFNVQDKGEALVADLKAREAAARKKIASADGKLSAVFWFSSAELDIDPYVAGKNGAPGYIMSALGIKKVIDSEEEWPTVGWETIAKSQPTLIVAGKMDRRRFPADDVAVKEKFLKEDPVTSLMPAVKQGHVVEMDAQAMNPTIRTIEGIEVLADAVVQLGLAK, encoded by the coding sequence ATGACATTCCATCTCAGACACACACTCTACGCTGCCGCCTTCGCAACGGTTGCAGCCACGATGGCCACGCCATCCTTCGCTGCCGAAACGCAATATCCGCTGACGCTTAAGAATTGCGGGCGGGATGTGACCTTCACGCAGGCACCTCAGCGTACGGCGTCGCTTGGGCAGAGCACCACGGAAATCCTGTATTTGCTCGGCCTGTCCGACAAGGTCGTCGGCACTGCGGTCTGGATCGGACCGGTTCTCAAAGGGTACGAAGAGGCCAATGCCAAGGTCAAGCGTCTCGCCGATAACGATCCGAGCTTCGAGAGTGTTCTGGCCGTCAAGCCGGATCTGGTGACGGCACAGTTTCAATGGCATGTCGGCCCCGAAGGCATCGTTGCCAAGCCCGAGCAGTTCGAAGAGCTGAAAATTCCCGTCTACACATCGCCAGCCGATTGCGTTGGCAAGGATAATTCCGGTGGCGGAGACGGTATTCGCCACAGCGTGTTCACCATGGACCTGATCTATCAGGAAGTGACCGAACTGGCGCAGATTTTCAATGTTCAGGACAAGGGTGAAGCACTGGTCGCAGACCTGAAGGCCCGCGAGGCGGCGGCCCGCAAGAAGATTGCTTCTGCGGATGGCAAGCTCTCAGCCGTGTTCTGGTTCTCCAGTGCAGAGCTGGATATCGACCCCTATGTCGCCGGTAAAAACGGTGCGCCGGGTTACATCATGTCGGCGCTGGGCATCAAGAAAGTCATCGATAGCGAAGAGGAGTGGCCGACGGTTGGCTGGGAAACCATCGCCAAGTCGCAGCCGACGCTGATCGTGGCAGGCAAGATGGATCGTAGGCGCTTCCCCGCTGATGATGTTGCGGTGAAAGAGAAGTTCCTGAAAGAGGACCCGGTGACGAGCCTCATGCCAGCGGTCAAACAGGGTCATGTGGTTGAAATGGACGCCCAAGCCATGAATCCGACGATCCGCACCATCGAGGGTATCGAAGTTCTGGCCGATGCTGTCGTCCAGCTCGGACTTGCCAAGTAA
- a CDS encoding aspartate ammonia-lyase → MTMRKEYDLLGAKDIPSDAYWGVHTARAAENFQITGTTIGRYSYIIRGLAFVKEAAARANNELGLLDTDRLNAIVQACREIRDGALHEQFIVDVIQGGAGTSTNMNANEVIANRSLEILGHAKGDYAHLHPNDHVNLSQSTNDAYPTAINVALIEAIDELAASMLVLQDAFERKAKEFDGILKVGRTQLQDAVPMTLGQEFRTFAIMLGEDRLRLIESAALLHEINLGATAIGTRLNAPAGYAEVACKHLVELTGRPLVTAADLIEATQDPGAFMHLSGVLKRVAVKLSKTCNDLRLLSSGPRAGIGEINLPPVQAGSSIMPGKVNPVIPEVVNQVAFAVIGNDITITMAAEGGQLQLNAFEPIIVKSLSESISQLSAACRTLADRCVDGITANIDIMAQRLEQSLGIATALNPLIGYYAATQVAQEALASGRTVPEVVMEKGYLTAEQLMEALRPERLANLPVLAVTPSETVEKVI, encoded by the coding sequence ATGACAATGCGTAAGGAATACGATCTGCTGGGGGCCAAGGACATTCCATCGGACGCCTATTGGGGTGTGCACACGGCGCGCGCCGCAGAGAATTTTCAAATTACCGGAACGACCATTGGTCGCTACAGCTACATCATTCGCGGGCTGGCCTTCGTGAAGGAAGCCGCAGCACGCGCCAACAACGAGCTCGGTCTTTTGGACACTGACAGGTTGAATGCCATCGTGCAGGCCTGCCGGGAAATTCGCGACGGCGCTTTGCATGAGCAATTTATCGTCGATGTCATTCAGGGTGGTGCAGGCACCTCCACCAACATGAATGCAAACGAGGTCATCGCAAACCGCTCGCTTGAAATTCTGGGGCACGCGAAGGGCGACTATGCGCATCTGCACCCGAATGATCATGTCAATCTCAGCCAGTCGACCAACGACGCCTACCCGACAGCCATCAATGTTGCTCTGATCGAGGCCATCGACGAGCTTGCGGCATCCATGCTGGTCCTTCAGGATGCCTTCGAGCGCAAGGCGAAGGAATTCGATGGCATTCTCAAGGTCGGTCGCACGCAACTTCAGGACGCTGTACCGATGACGCTCGGTCAGGAGTTCCGCACCTTCGCAATCATGCTGGGGGAAGACCGCCTACGGCTGATCGAATCCGCCGCATTGCTGCACGAGATCAATCTGGGCGCCACCGCCATCGGCACACGGCTTAACGCACCTGCCGGATATGCCGAGGTTGCCTGCAAACATCTGGTGGAACTGACCGGTCGCCCGCTGGTCACGGCTGCCGATCTCATCGAGGCAACGCAAGACCCCGGCGCCTTCATGCATCTGTCCGGCGTGCTGAAACGCGTCGCCGTCAAATTGTCCAAGACCTGCAACGACCTTCGGCTGCTGTCATCGGGCCCCCGCGCAGGCATCGGCGAAATCAACCTGCCGCCGGTTCAGGCCGGGTCCAGCATCATGCCGGGCAAGGTCAATCCGGTCATCCCAGAAGTGGTCAACCAGGTGGCTTTCGCCGTGATCGGCAATGACATCACCATCACCATGGCAGCCGAAGGCGGGCAGCTTCAGTTGAACGCCTTCGAACCCATCATCGTCAAATCCCTGTCCGAAAGCATTTCGCAACTGAGCGCAGCTTGCCGCACGCTGGCGGACCGGTGCGTTGATGGCATCACTGCCAATATCGACATCATGGCGCAAAGACTGGAGCAGTCCCTCGGCATCGCCACCGCCCTCAACCCGCTGATCGGCTATTACGCCGCAACGCAGGTGGCGCAAGAAGCGCTGGCTTCCGGGCGAACGGTTCCAGAGGTCGTCATGGAGAAAGGCTATCTCACCGCCGAACAACTGATGGAAGCACTGAGACCGGAACGACTGGCAAACCTGCCCGTGCTGGCCGTAACGCCCTCGGAGACTGTCGAGAAGGTGATTTAA
- a CDS encoding ABC transporter ATP-binding protein, producing MMLSARNLCWAAGGTEIVRNVSLDVIPGEFLGIVGPNGSGKTSLMSLLCGLKKPRSGDVSLDGKPIHSLNRRDIARHIALVEQQAETQERIDARQAVELGRTPHIGALSPWSAADDAIVDQALLDVDAQHLARRMWHTLSGGERQRLHIARALAQKPDILLLDEPTNHLDIGHQIALLHLVRKQRLTVAAALHDLNHAAMFCDRVAVMKGGQLVALGRPCTVFTADLIADVFGVEVDVEREDDDSCHIRYRPPRDATNAIPRTAS from the coding sequence ATAATGCTTTCGGCACGAAATCTCTGCTGGGCTGCCGGTGGCACTGAAATTGTCAGGAATGTCAGCCTTGACGTCATTCCGGGTGAGTTTCTGGGAATCGTCGGCCCAAACGGTTCTGGTAAGACGAGCCTGATGTCGCTTCTCTGCGGCCTGAAAAAACCGCGTTCCGGCGATGTGTCGTTGGACGGTAAGCCTATTCACAGCCTCAACCGCCGCGATATCGCGCGGCACATCGCGCTGGTCGAACAGCAGGCGGAAACGCAGGAGCGGATCGATGCCCGTCAGGCCGTGGAGCTTGGTCGCACACCGCATATTGGAGCGTTATCGCCATGGTCCGCTGCCGATGATGCCATTGTCGATCAAGCATTGTTGGATGTCGATGCGCAGCATCTCGCACGGCGCATGTGGCACACCTTATCAGGCGGGGAGCGGCAACGGCTGCACATCGCCCGTGCGCTGGCGCAAAAGCCAGACATTCTGCTGCTGGACGAACCGACGAACCATCTGGATATCGGCCACCAGATCGCCTTGCTGCATCTGGTGCGCAAGCAGCGCTTGACGGTTGCCGCTGCTCTCCACGACCTCAACCACGCCGCCATGTTCTGCGACCGCGTCGCCGTGATGAAAGGCGGGCAGCTCGTTGCGCTGGGCCGCCCCTGCACCGTTTTTACCGCTGATTTGATCGCCGATGTCTTCGGCGTGGAGGTGGATGTGGAACGGGAAGACGACGATAGCTGCCACATCCGGTACCGGCCTCCACGCGATGCCACCAACGCCATTCCAAGGACCGCATCATGA
- a CDS encoding asparaginase, which produces MLVAVIATGGTIASKRDESGAAKPSLSGETLISGVCDETVAIKPVELMAKDSSSLTIADMQRISDAVGRELADPDVAGIVILHGTDAMEESALLVHLQHSLSKPVIFTGAQFTADHPRTDGPANLADAIAAASDQSNFDKGVLLCFAGRLLPAWSLYKRSSDEPDAFDLSGNCDCPQSPQFTADLADTRVDIVAIYPGCDATHIDASLSAGAKGIVLAALGSGNANARIVEAVKRCTNADVPVIVSSRVPVGQLLAGYGGGGGGHDLGAAGAIHSRSLRAGQARILLAALIASRKTRDEMTDAFNDFQKMAKA; this is translated from the coding sequence ATGCTGGTGGCCGTCATCGCCACCGGCGGTACAATCGCCAGCAAACGCGACGAGAGCGGTGCCGCAAAACCATCGCTCAGCGGCGAAACACTGATTTCCGGCGTGTGCGACGAGACGGTGGCGATCAAGCCCGTTGAACTCATGGCCAAGGATTCGTCCAGCCTCACCATCGCCGACATGCAGCGGATCAGTGATGCCGTGGGCCGGGAACTGGCCGATCCTGACGTTGCGGGCATCGTCATTCTCCATGGCACCGATGCCATGGAGGAGAGCGCACTTCTGGTGCATCTCCAGCACAGCCTTTCCAAACCCGTCATCTTCACCGGTGCGCAATTCACCGCAGATCATCCGCGCACCGACGGCCCGGCCAATCTTGCCGATGCCATTGCGGCTGCAAGCGATCAATCCAATTTCGACAAGGGCGTTCTGCTCTGTTTTGCTGGCCGATTGTTGCCCGCGTGGAGCCTTTACAAGCGCTCGTCCGATGAGCCGGATGCTTTCGATCTCTCCGGCAACTGCGACTGTCCGCAAAGCCCGCAATTTACCGCGGATTTGGCTGATACGCGGGTTGACATCGTGGCGATCTATCCCGGTTGCGATGCGACCCATATCGATGCCAGTCTGAGCGCAGGCGCAAAGGGCATCGTGCTGGCCGCACTCGGTTCGGGCAACGCCAATGCGCGTATCGTCGAGGCGGTAAAAAGGTGCACGAATGCAGACGTCCCTGTGATCGTTTCCAGCCGTGTGCCGGTGGGGCAATTGCTCGCCGGTTATGGCGGCGGCGGCGGCGGGCACGATCTGGGCGCAGCCGGTGCCATCCATTCCCGCAGCCTGCGGGCGGGACAGGCGCGCATCTTGCTGGCTGCACTGATCGCCTCGCGCAAAACGCGGGATGAAATGACCGACGCTTTCAACGATTTCCAAAAAATGGCGAAAGCGTGA
- a CDS encoding glucose/quinate/shikimate family membrane-bound PQQ-dependent dehydrogenase, whose translation MAVTSTAVVLTLIGLAIFGFGSQLVMLGGSFYYALAGIAFVVTAVLLFQRNKAALHFYAAFVIATLLWALWEVGFDWWQLGPRGGFIIVVGMWLLMPWIRKPLGFTSPTGISYGANAVPLLTAVLVSVGAAAFAMTQNPNDLEGNLPEEIVTASPSYGNDVPDNEWHQYGRTSYGQRYSPLAQINATNVSGLKEAWRYQTGDVKKPEDVGETTYQVTPLKVGNSLYLCTPHNWAIAIDAATGKEKWKYDPNAGMNPDRQHQTCRGVTYYADPTAQAGAACAARVYLPTSDARLIALDAGTGQVCTSFADQGTLHLEAGMKYNPAGYYYSTSPPAIAGNKIIIGGAVNDNYSTQEQSGVIRAFDVNTGALVWNWDSGNPSQTQPLQPGQTYTTNSPNSWSVFSVDEALGLVYIPLGNQVPDQLGMGRSESVEKYSSSIVALDVNTGQDKWVRQTVHHDLWDMDVPAQPVLLDITKKDGQKVPALVGPTKQGDIYVLDRRTGDPILAVTEEKAPGGAIPEDFSAPTQPTSALSFKPDMLQEKNMWGVSMFDQLACRIKFHQLNYEGRYTPPSVNGSLIYPGNFGTFNWGSVAVDPERQVMFGMPTYLAFTSQLVPRAQVPPKGQDEKGSEQGLNRNDGAPYGVLMGPFLGPLGVPCQAPPWGYVAGADLRTGDVAYKHKNGTVYDMTPLPLPFKVGVPGIGGPMITKGGVAFLGAAVDNYLRAYDLTSGKQLWEARLPAGGQATPMTYAMDDGKQYVVMVAGGHGSVGTKPGDYVIAYTLP comes from the coding sequence ATGGCAGTGACATCAACTGCAGTCGTCCTGACGCTTATTGGACTTGCAATTTTCGGCTTTGGTTCGCAGCTCGTTATGCTGGGCGGAAGCTTTTATTACGCATTGGCGGGTATCGCATTTGTGGTAACCGCTGTTCTGTTGTTTCAGAGAAATAAGGCGGCATTGCATTTTTATGCCGCTTTCGTCATCGCCACGCTTTTGTGGGCGCTGTGGGAAGTCGGTTTCGACTGGTGGCAGCTTGGACCACGCGGTGGCTTCATCATCGTCGTTGGCATGTGGCTTTTGATGCCTTGGATCAGGAAGCCGCTCGGCTTTACCAGCCCAACTGGCATTTCCTACGGCGCCAACGCGGTTCCACTTCTGACAGCCGTTCTCGTTTCCGTTGGTGCTGCGGCATTTGCGATGACGCAGAACCCGAATGATCTCGAAGGCAATCTTCCCGAAGAGATCGTCACGGCGTCGCCATCCTATGGCAATGACGTGCCGGATAATGAATGGCACCAGTATGGACGTACGTCCTACGGTCAGCGTTATTCGCCTTTGGCCCAGATCAACGCGACCAATGTCAGCGGACTCAAAGAAGCCTGGCGTTACCAGACCGGCGACGTAAAGAAGCCTGAAGATGTTGGCGAAACCACCTACCAGGTGACGCCGCTCAAAGTTGGCAACTCGCTTTATCTTTGCACCCCGCACAACTGGGCAATTGCCATTGACGCGGCGACCGGCAAGGAAAAGTGGAAATACGATCCCAATGCAGGCATGAACCCTGATCGCCAGCACCAGACATGCCGTGGCGTGACGTACTATGCCGACCCGACGGCACAGGCTGGCGCTGCCTGCGCGGCCCGCGTTTACCTTCCGACATCGGATGCACGCCTGATCGCGCTCGATGCTGGGACCGGACAGGTTTGCACCTCGTTTGCCGACCAGGGCACGCTGCATCTTGAAGCTGGCATGAAATATAACCCTGCCGGTTACTACTATTCCACATCCCCACCTGCCATTGCGGGCAACAAGATTATCATCGGCGGTGCCGTCAACGACAACTATTCGACGCAGGAACAATCCGGTGTCATCAGGGCGTTTGACGTCAACACCGGTGCACTGGTCTGGAACTGGGATTCTGGAAACCCGTCGCAGACCCAACCGCTTCAGCCGGGTCAGACCTATACGACCAACTCTCCCAACAGCTGGTCAGTATTCAGCGTCGATGAAGCGCTTGGGCTCGTCTACATCCCCCTGGGAAATCAAGTTCCGGATCAACTCGGCATGGGTCGGAGCGAGAGTGTAGAGAAATATTCCTCTTCCATCGTGGCTTTGGATGTGAACACCGGGCAGGACAAATGGGTCCGCCAGACCGTCCACCACGACCTTTGGGACATGGATGTTCCCGCACAGCCGGTTCTTCTGGATATAACCAAGAAGGATGGGCAGAAGGTTCCGGCGCTGGTCGGTCCAACCAAGCAGGGTGATATTTACGTTCTGGATCGCCGCACCGGCGACCCGATCCTTGCTGTGACCGAAGAAAAGGCACCGGGTGGCGCCATCCCCGAGGATTTCAGCGCGCCGACACAGCCGACATCCGCCCTGTCTTTCAAGCCTGATATGCTTCAGGAAAAGAACATGTGGGGCGTCTCCATGTTCGATCAGCTGGCCTGCCGCATCAAGTTTCATCAGCTGAACTATGAGGGCCGCTACACACCGCCATCGGTGAACGGTTCGCTCATCTATCCCGGCAACTTCGGTACCTTCAACTGGGGTAGCGTCGCTGTCGATCCGGAGCGTCAGGTCATGTTCGGCATGCCGACCTATCTGGCTTTCACATCGCAGCTCGTTCCCCGCGCGCAGGTTCCGCCGAAGGGACAGGATGAAAAGGGCAGCGAACAGGGGCTGAACCGTAACGATGGCGCGCCCTATGGCGTGCTGATGGGACCTTTCCTCGGACCGCTCGGCGTTCCCTGTCAGGCGCCACCATGGGGTTATGTCGCAGGCGCCGATCTGCGCACCGGCGATGTCGCCTACAAGCACAAGAACGGCACCGTCTATGACATGACGCCGCTGCCACTGCCCTTCAAGGTCGGCGTTCCCGGTATCGGCGGCCCGATGATCACAAAGGGTGGGGTGGCGTTCCTGGGTGCCGCTGTCGACAACTATCTGCGTGCTTACGATCTCACCTCTGGCAAGCAACTATGGGAAGCACGTCTTCCTGCAGGCGGTCAGGCAACGCCGATGACCTATGCCATGGATGACGGCAAGCAGTATGTGGTGATGGTGGCGGGTGGTCACGGCTCGGTCGGCACCAAACCCGGTGACTACGTGATCGCCTACACGTTGCCCTGA
- a CDS encoding FecCD family ABC transporter permease, whose translation MGGFFIFTRAALIAVGCLLLALWLGAAIGETSIPMDVVAKTVANRLFHAGYPLDAIDEGVIWNYRLSRAVVAACCGAALAVSGVVLQSLLRNPLADPYILGISAGASMGAVGVAIMGFGAGLLTMPLGAFLGALLAFTLVSLLAMRAGRGNSAIILAGVAGSQLFNALTSFIVTKAANAEQARGIMFWLLGNLSGVRWTDVSLALPVAIAGFATCLWHARALDAFTFGSQSAASLGIPVRRVYVVLAGISALMTAVMVSIVGSIGFIGLVIPHAARMIVGIRHTRLLPAAALIGAVFMIAADIVSRTLITGQVLPIGVITALFGAPAFALILLHRRSAL comes from the coding sequence ATGGGTGGTTTTTTCATCTTCACCCGTGCCGCGCTGATCGCGGTTGGGTGTCTGCTTCTGGCGCTCTGGCTTGGAGCGGCCATCGGCGAGACATCCATTCCCATGGATGTCGTCGCCAAGACTGTTGCCAACCGGCTGTTCCACGCGGGCTATCCGCTGGATGCCATCGATGAGGGTGTGATCTGGAACTATCGTCTCAGCAGGGCGGTTGTCGCCGCCTGTTGTGGTGCAGCGCTTGCCGTCTCGGGCGTCGTGCTTCAGTCGCTTTTGCGGAATCCCCTGGCGGACCCCTATATTCTCGGCATTTCGGCAGGCGCCTCGATGGGCGCTGTCGGCGTCGCCATTATGGGTTTTGGCGCGGGTCTGCTCACCATGCCGCTGGGTGCATTTTTGGGTGCGCTTCTTGCTTTCACCCTTGTCAGCCTTCTGGCAATGCGGGCCGGTCGGGGAAACAGTGCGATCATTCTGGCTGGCGTCGCAGGCTCACAGCTTTTCAATGCCTTGACGTCCTTCATCGTCACGAAAGCGGCGAACGCAGAGCAGGCGCGTGGAATCATGTTCTGGTTGCTCGGAAATCTCTCCGGCGTTCGCTGGACTGATGTGTCATTGGCCCTGCCGGTTGCTATTGCCGGTTTTGCCACATGTCTGTGGCATGCGCGGGCACTGGATGCTTTCACATTCGGTTCCCAATCTGCGGCATCGCTTGGCATTCCGGTTCGTCGCGTTTACGTGGTCCTGGCCGGAATATCCGCATTGATGACCGCCGTCATGGTCAGCATCGTCGGCTCCATCGGCTTTATCGGGCTGGTCATCCCGCATGCGGCGCGCATGATCGTCGGTATACGCCACACACGTTTGCTGCCCGCTGCTGCATTGATCGGTGCTGTCTTCATGATCGCGGCTGACATCGTGTCGCGGACGCTGATCACCGGGCAGGTGCTGCCGATCGGGGTCATTACCGCGCTGTTTGGCGCCCCAGCTTTCGCGCTCATTCTTTTGCATCGAAGGAGCGCGTTATAA
- a CDS encoding amino acid permease, translating into MSVNNSNHTDQKGRVEIQEDLGYHKALKPRQIQMIAIGGAIGTGLFLGAGGRMAVAGPALIFVYAICGFFAFLVLRALGELIMHRPSSGSFVSYAREFYGEKMAFAVGWMYWLNWAMTSVADVTAVAIYMNFFKQYVPWLQGVDQWVFALGALIIVLGMNMLSVKVFGELEFWFSLIKVLALATFLVVGIYFVIFGTPIEGHVTGFSLITDNGGFFPNGILPAFIIIQGVLFAYASIELIGTTAGETEDPRKVIPGAIRTVVFRLLVFYVGSVLLLSLLLPYTAYKAGESPFVTFFGSIGVEGADIIMNLVVLTAVLSSLNAGLYSTGRILHSMAVSGSAPAALAKMNKAGVPYGGIAVTAVVTVIGVILNAVVPAAAFEIALNLSALGIICAWGVIVLCQLKLWHLSRRGEMNRPDFRMFGAPYTGILTLVFLFAVLVLMALDYPAGTWTVGSLIIIAPALVAGWYMLRHRIHELAKADAAKSAVARGQT; encoded by the coding sequence ATGTCAGTGAACAATTCCAATCATACCGACCAAAAAGGTCGTGTCGAAATTCAAGAAGATCTGGGCTACCACAAGGCGCTGAAACCGCGTCAAATCCAGATGATCGCGATTGGCGGTGCCATCGGAACCGGCCTGTTTTTGGGTGCCGGTGGGCGCATGGCCGTTGCCGGCCCGGCCTTGATCTTTGTCTATGCCATCTGCGGCTTTTTCGCATTTCTAGTGCTGCGGGCGCTCGGCGAGTTGATCATGCACCGTCCGTCTTCCGGCTCCTTCGTATCCTATGCCCGCGAATTCTACGGTGAGAAAATGGCCTTCGCGGTTGGCTGGATGTACTGGCTGAACTGGGCCATGACCTCGGTCGCCGACGTGACGGCGGTCGCCATCTATATGAATTTCTTCAAGCAATATGTGCCCTGGTTGCAGGGTGTCGACCAGTGGGTGTTTGCGCTCGGTGCGCTCATCATCGTGCTGGGCATGAACATGCTATCGGTAAAGGTGTTCGGCGAACTCGAGTTCTGGTTCAGCCTCATCAAGGTTCTTGCGCTCGCGACATTCCTCGTCGTCGGCATCTACTTCGTCATTTTCGGGACGCCGATCGAAGGCCATGTGACTGGCTTCAGCCTGATTACCGACAATGGCGGCTTTTTCCCCAACGGCATATTGCCTGCGTTTATCATCATTCAGGGGGTGCTGTTTGCCTACGCCTCGATCGAGCTGATCGGCACGACGGCAGGGGAAACGGAAGATCCGCGCAAGGTCATTCCAGGCGCCATCCGCACCGTGGTCTTCCGTCTGCTGGTGTTTTATGTCGGCTCGGTTCTGTTGCTGTCGCTGCTGTTGCCCTACACGGCCTATAAGGCTGGTGAGAGCCCATTCGTGACCTTCTTCGGCTCGATCGGTGTCGAAGGTGCCGATATCATCATGAACCTCGTCGTGTTGACAGCGGTGCTGTCATCGCTGAATGCGGGCCTGTACTCGACTGGCCGCATCCTGCATTCCATGGCGGTTTCGGGGTCAGCGCCAGCGGCATTGGCCAAGATGAACAAAGCGGGCGTGCCCTATGGCGGCATCGCCGTTACCGCTGTCGTCACGGTGATCGGCGTCATTCTCAACGCCGTCGTTCCGGCTGCGGCCTTCGAGATCGCGCTCAACCTTTCGGCTCTGGGCATCATTTGCGCGTGGGGTGTCATCGTGTTATGTCAGCTCAAGCTGTGGCATCTGTCGCGGCGGGGGGAAATGAACCGTCCTGATTTCAGAATGTTCGGCGCGCCTTATACAGGCATATTGACGCTTGTCTTCCTCTTCGCTGTGCTGGTGCTGATGGCATTGGATTATCCTGCCGGGACGTGGACGGTCGGTTCGCTCATCATCATTGCCCCGGCGCTGGTTGCGGGCTGGTACATGTTGCGCCACCGTATTCACGAACTGGCCAAAGCCGATGCGGCGAAAAGCGCGGTTGCGCGGGGACAGACGTGA
- a CDS encoding FadR/GntR family transcriptional regulator, whose protein sequence is MSAGADFLSKTNPISRKSAAESVFEDLRQAIVSGRLVVGTRLPAETHLAEKYGVSRPIVREALRSLQTLGMTQTRTGSGTFVVTDQPSRELTYRGYSARDLIEARPFIEVPAAGWAAVRRSGEQMTRILKLCDAMDVQEDPHKWVKLDSEFHSAIAEASGNSLFAKVVADARDSLSQQSELLNIMAHRRIASNVEHRLIAEAIAVGSGETARSAMEAHLGQVKQVVTSIIGEQPR, encoded by the coding sequence ATGAGTGCTGGGGCGGACTTTTTATCCAAAACAAATCCGATTAGTCGAAAAAGTGCGGCGGAATCGGTCTTTGAAGACTTGCGACAGGCTATTGTCTCAGGGCGATTGGTCGTGGGCACACGTTTGCCAGCAGAAACGCATCTTGCCGAGAAGTACGGCGTCAGCCGTCCGATCGTTCGCGAGGCACTGCGGTCGTTGCAAACGCTGGGCATGACCCAGACCCGCACCGGCAGCGGAACCTTCGTCGTCACCGACCAGCCAAGCCGCGAACTCACCTACCGTGGTTATTCTGCCCGCGATCTCATCGAGGCCCGGCCCTTCATCGAAGTGCCCGCTGCCGGTTGGGCGGCGGTGCGGCGCAGCGGTGAGCAGATGACCCGTATTCTCAAGTTGTGCGACGCGATGGATGTGCAGGAAGACCCGCACAAATGGGTCAAGCTGGACTCGGAGTTTCACAGCGCCATCGCAGAGGCCTCCGGCAACTCGCTGTTTGCCAAGGTCGTTGCGGATGCCCGTGATTCGCTCAGTCAACAGTCGGAACTGCTCAACATCATGGCGCATCGCCGTATTGCTTCCAATGTCGAGCATCGGCTGATTGCCGAGGCTATTGCCGTCGGTTCCGGCGAGACCGCCCGAAGCGCGATGGAAGCGCATCTCGGGCAGGTCAAGCAGGTGGTGACGTCGATCATCGGTGAACAGCCGCGTTAA